In a single window of the Phoenix dactylifera cultivar Barhee BC4 unplaced genomic scaffold, palm_55x_up_171113_PBpolish2nd_filt_p 000405F, whole genome shotgun sequence genome:
- the LOC120105956 gene encoding cytokinin dehydrogenase 4-like produces MRPSPMHCHRQQNVGFLKLFMVLVLSGIAMHVSDPDVPSSLRTLALEGHLSFHNISHAAKDFGNRFQFLPSAVLYPRSVADISATVKHVFQMGPRSKLAVAARGHGHSLQGQAQAPGGVVVHMKYLRATETQVHAGDFPYVDASGGELWIHVLLESLKHGLAPKSWTDYLHLTVGGTLSNAGISGQAFRHGPQISNVHQLQVVTGTGEITNCSTKENADLFFGVLGGLGQFGIITRARIALEPAPKMVKWIRVLYSDFTSFTEDQEMLISEEKTFDYIEGFVIINRTGLLNNWRSSFNPKDPVQAGQFNSDGRILFCLEMTKNFNPDETEMMNQEVETLLSKLRYIPSTLFQSEVSYMEFLDRVHVSEVKLRSQGLWEVPHPWLNLLIPRTRIHDFAKEVLGKILTDSSNGPILLYPLNRSKWDNRTSAVIPDEEVFYLVAFLSSAPSLSDHDSLEHALKQNDKILDFCKKAGIRMKQYLPHYTTKEEWKAHFGASWEIFARRKAIYDPLSILAPGHRIFQKKAVTFTENSQQMM; encoded by the exons ATGAGACCATCACCCATGCATTGCCATAGACAACAGAACGTCGGCTTCCTTAAACTCTTCATGGTCTTAGTACTCAGCGGTATCGCCATGCATGTTTCTGACCCTGACGTGCCTTCCTCCCTCAGAACACTAGCTCTCGAGGGCCATCTCAGCTTCCATAATATCTCCCATGCCGCCAAAGACTTCGGCAACCGCTTCCAATTCTTACCATCAGCAGTCCTTTATCCTCGATCAGTTGCCGATATCTCAGCCACGGTAAAGCATGTCTTTCAAATGGGCCCGCGCTCCAAGCTCGCGGTTGCAGCTCGAGGCCATGGGCATTCGCTGCAAGGCCAGGCTCAAGCGCCTGGGGGTGTTGTCGTCCACATGAAGTATCTTCGAGCAACCGAGACCCAGGTGCATGCCGGAGATTTCCCATATGTCGATGCCTCCGGAGGTGAACTGTGGATCCATGTTCTACTGGAGAGCCTTAAGCATGGCCTCGCACCGAAATCCTGGACTGACTACCTCCACCTTACCGTCGGGGGCACGCTGTCGAATGCTGGGATCAGTGGGCAGGCCTTCCGGCATGGGCCGCAGATCAGCAACGTCCACCAGCTGCAAGTTGTAACAG GAACAGGAGAAATAACGAACTGCTCTACCAAGGAGAATGCTGACCTCTTCTTTGGTGTTCTTGGAGGTTTAGGTCAGTTTGGAATCATCACCAGGGCCAGAATTGCACTTGAACCAGCCCCAAAGATG GTGAAGTGGATAAGAGTTTTATACTCGGATTTCACCAGCTTTACTGAGGACCaggaaatgctaatatcagaaGAGAAGACTTTCGACTACATCGAAGGCTTTGTAATAATAAACAGGACAGGACTTCTGAACAATTGGAGATCTTCGTTCAACCCGAAGGACCCTGTTCAAGCCGGCCAATTCAACTCCGACGGGAGGATCCTGTTCTGCCTTGAGATGACTAAAAACTTCAATCCCGACGAAACTGAGATGATGAACCAG GAAGTTGAAACACTTCTGTCTAAACTTCGGTACATACCATCCACCTTGTTCCAGTCAGAGGTGTCGTACATGGAGTTCTTGGACAGAGTACATGTCTCTGAAGTGAAGTTGAGGTCCCAAGGCTTGTGGGAAGTTCCACACCCATGGTTAAATCTTCTCATACCAAGAACCAGAATCCATGACTTCGCTAAAGAAGTCCTAGGCAAAATTCTTACTGATAGCAGCAATGGTCCCATACTCCTGTATCCACTTAACAGATCCAA GTGGGACAATAGAACATCAGCGGTCATTCCAGATGAGGAAGTCTTCTACCTGGTGGCATTCCTTTCCTCGGCACCGTCTTTATCAGATCATGACAGTTTAGAGCATGCACTGAAACAGAACGATAAGATTTTAGACTTCTGTAAGAAAGCAGGTATCAGAATGAAGCAATACTTGCCGCACTACACCACGAAGGAAGAGTGGAAAGCCCACTTTGGGGCCAGCTGGGAGATATTTGCCCGAAGGAAAGCTATTTATGATCCCCTGTCCATTCTAGCTCCAGGACACAGAATTTTTCAGAAGAAAGCAGTAACTTTCACAGAGAATTCACAGCAGATGATGTAA